One stretch of Oncorhynchus masou masou isolate Uvic2021 chromosome 9, UVic_Omas_1.1, whole genome shotgun sequence DNA includes these proteins:
- the LOC135545131 gene encoding putative uncharacterized protein ENSP00000383309, with protein MNSDTRSPEIKSDTRSPEMNSDTRSPEMNSDMRSPEINSDTRSPEIKSDTRSPEIKSDTRSPEMNSDTRSPEIKSDTRSPEINSDTRSPEIKSDTRSPEMNSDTRSPEMNSDTRSPEIKSDTRSPEINSDTRSPEIKSDTRSPEIKSDTRSPEINSDTRSPEIKSDTRSPEIKSDTRSPEINSDTRSPEIKSDTRSPEIKSDTRSPEIKSDTRSPEINSDTRSPEIKSDTRSPEIKSDTRSPEINSDTRSPEIKSDTRSPEINSDTRSPEIKSDTRSPEINSDTRSPEIKSDTRSPEIKSDTRSPEIKSDTRSPEIKSDTRSPEINSDTRSPEMNSDTRSPEMNSDTRSPEINSDTRSPEINSDTRSPEMNSDTRSPEINS; from the coding sequence ATGAACTCAGACACGAGGAGTCCTGAGATTAAATCAGACACGAGGAGTCCTGAGATGAACTCAGACACGAGGAGTCCTGAGATGAACTCAGACATGAGGAGTCCTGAGATTAACTCAGACACGAGGAGTCCTGAGATTAAATCAGACACGAGGAGTCCTGAGATTAAATCAGACACGAGGAGTCCTGAGATGAACTCAGACACGAGGAGTCCTGAGATTAAATCAGACACGAGGAGTCCTGAGATTAACTCAGACACGAGGAGTCCTGAGATTAAATCAGACACGAGGAGTCCTGAGATGAACTCAGACACGAGGAGTCCTGAGATGAACTCAGACACAAGGAGTCCTGAGATTAAATCAGACACGAGGAGTCCTGAGATTAACTCCGACACGAGGAGTCCTGAGATTAAATCAGACACGAGGAGTCCTGAGATTAAATCAGACACGAGGAGTCCTGAGATTAACTCCGACACGAGGAGTCCTGAGATTAAATCAGACACGAGGAGTCCTGAGATTAAATCAGACACGAGGAGTCCTGAGATTAACTCCGACACGAGGAGTCCTGAGATTAAATCAGACACGAGGAGTCCTGAGATTAAATCAGACACGAGGAGTCCTGAGATTAAATCAGACACGAGGAGTCCTGAGATTAACTCCGACACGAGGAGTCCTGAGATTAAATCAGACACGAGGAGTCCTGAGATTAAATCAGACACGAGGAGTCCTGAGATTAACTCCGACACGAGGAGTCCTGAGATTAAATCAGACACGAGGAGTCCTGAGATTAACTCAGACACGAGGAGTCCTGAGATTAAATCAGACACGAGGAGTCCTGAGATTAACTCAGACACGAGGAGTCCTGAGATTAAATCAGACACGAGGAGTCCTGAGATTAAATCAGACACGAGGAGTCCTGAGATTAAATCAGACACGAGGAGTCCTGAGATTAAATCAGACACGAGGAGTCCTGAGATTAACTCAGACACGAGGAGTCCTGAGATGAACTCAGACACGAGGAGTCCTGAGATGAACTCCGACACGAGGAGTCCTGAGATTAACTCAGACACGAGGAGTCCTGAGATTAACTCCGACACGAGGAGTCCTGAGATGAACTCAGACACGAGGAGTCCTGAGATTAACTCATAA
- the LOC135545132 gene encoding putative uncharacterized protein ENSP00000383309 gives MNSDTRSPEIKSDTRSPEINSDTRSPEIKSDTRSPEMNSDMRSPEINSDTRSPEIKSDTRSPEIKSDTRSPEINSDTRSPEIKSDTRSPEMNSDMRSPEINSDTRSPEIKSDTRSPEIKSDTRSPEMNSDTRSPEIKSDTRSPEMNSDTRSPEIKSDTRSPEMNTDTRSPEMNSDTRSPEIKSDTRSPEINSDTRSPEIKSDTRSPEIKSDTRSPEINSDTRSPEIKSDTRSPEIKSDTRSPEINSDTRSPEIKSDTRSPEINSDTRSPEIKSDTRSPEINSDTRSPEINSDTRSPEIKSDTRSPEIKSDTRSPEIKSDTRSPEINSDTRSPEMNSDTRSPEINSDTRSPEINSDTRSHEINSDTRSPEIKSDTRSPEINSDTRSPEMNSDTRSPEIKSDTRSPEMNSDTRSPEMNSDTRSPEINSDTRSPEINSDTRSPEIKSDTRSPEINSDTRSPEMNSDTRSPEIKSDTRSPEMNSDTRSPEMNSDTRSPEINSDTRSPEINSDTRSPEINSDTRSPEIKSDTRSPEIKSDTRSPEINSDTRSPEMNSDTRSPEINSDTRSPEINSDTRSPEINSDTRSPEINSDTRSPEIKSDTRSPEINSDTRSPEINSDTRSPEINSDTRSPEIKSDTRSPEIKSDTRSPEINSDTRSPEINSDTRSPEIKSDTRSPEMNSDTRSPEINSDTRSPEMNSDTRSPEINSDTRSPEINSDTWSPEINSDTRSTACNKGGEDIQRLYQYHDNQRPYQYHDNQSLYQYHDNQRPYQHHDNQIPYQNHDNQRPYQHHDNQRLYQYHDNQRPYQH, from the exons ATGAACTCAGACACGAGGAGTCCTGAGATTAAATCAGACACGAGGAGTCCTGAGATTAACTCAGACACGAGGAGTCCTGAGATTAAATCAGACACGAGGAGTCCTGAGATGAACTCAGACATGAGGAGTCCTGAGATTAACTCAGACACGAGGAGTCCTGAGATTAAATCAGACACGAGGAGTCCTGAGATTAAATCAGACACGAGGAGTCCTGAGATTAACTCAGACACGAGGAGTCCTGAGATTAAATCAGACACGAGGAGTCCTGAGATGAACTCAGACATGAGGAGTCCTGAGATTAACTCAGACACGAGGAGTCCTGAGATTAAATCAGACACGAGGAGTCCTGAGATTAAATCAGACACGAGGAGTCCTGAGATGAACTCAGACACGAGGAGTCCTGAGATTAAATCAGACACGAGGAGTCCTGAGATGAACTCAGACACGAGGAGTCCTGAGATTAAATCAGACACGAGGAGTCCTGAGATGAACACAGACACGAGGAGTCCTGAGATGAACTCAGACACAAGGAGTCCTGAGATTAAATCAGACACGAGGAGTCCTGAGATTAACTCCGACACGAGGAGTCCTGAGATTAAATCAGACACGAGGAGTCCTGAGATTAAATCAGACACGAGGAGTCCTGAGATTAACTCCGACACGAGGAGTCCTGAGATTAAATCAGACACGAGGAGTCCTGAGATTAAATCAGACACGAGGAGTCCTGAGATTAACTCCGACACGAGGAGTCCTGAGATTAAATCAGACACGAGGAGTCCTGAGATTAACTCAGACACGAGGAGTCCTGAGATTAAATCAGACACGAGGAGTCCTGAGATTAACTCAGACACGAGGAGTCCTGAGATTAACTCCGACACGAGGAGTCCTGAGATTAAATCAGACACGAGGAGTCCTGAGATTAAATCAGACACGAGGAGTCCTGAGATTAAATCAGACACGAGGAGTCCTGAGATTAACTCAGACACGAGGAGTCCTGAGATGAACTCAGACACGAGGAGTCCTGAGATTAACTCCGACACGAGGAGTCCTGAGATTAACTCAGACACGAGGAGTCATGAGATTAACTCCGACACGAGGAGTCCTGAGATTAAATCAGACACGAGGAGTCCTGAGATTAACTCCGACACGAGGAGTCCTGAGATGAACTCAGACACGAGGAGTCCTGAGATTAAATCAGACACGAGGAGTCCTGAGATGAACTCAGACACGAGGAGTCCTGAGATGAACTCAGACACGAGGAGTCCTGAGATTAACTCAGACACGAGGAGTCCTGAGATTAACTCCGACACGAGGAGTCCTGAGATTAAATCAGACACGAGGAGTCCTGAGATTAACTCTGACACGAGGAGTCCTGAGATGAACTCAGACACGAGGAGTCCTGAGATTAAATCAGACACGAGGAGTCCTGAGATGAACTCAGACACGAGGAGTCCTGAGATGAACTCAGACACGAGGAGTCCTGAGATTAACTCAGACACGAGGAGTCCTGAGATTAACTCAGACACTAGGAGTCCTGAGATTAACTCAGACACGAGGAGTCCTGAGATTAAATCAGACACGAGGAGTCCTGAGATTAAATCAGACACGAGGAGTCCTGAGATTAACTCAGACACGAGGAGTCCTGAGATGAACTCAGACACGAGGAGTCCTGAGATTAACTCAGACACGAGGAGTCCTGAGATTAACTCAGACACGAGGAGTCCTGAGATTAACTCCGACACGAGGAGTCCTGAGATTAACTCCGACACGAGGAGTCCTGAGATTAAATCAGACACGAGGAGTCCTGAGATTAACTCAGACACGAGGAGTCCTGAGATTAACTCAGACACGAGGAGTCCTGAGATTAACTCAGACACGAGGAGTCCTGAGATTAAATCAGACACGAGGAGTCCTGAGATTAAATCAGACACGAGGAGTCCTGAGATTAACTCAGACACGAGGAGTCCTGAGATTAACTCCGACACGAGGAGTCCTGAGATTAAATCAGACACGAGGAGTCCTGAGATGAACTCAGACACGAGGAGTCCTGAGATTAACTCAGACACGAGGAGTCCTGAGATGAACTCAGACACGAGGAGTCCTGAGATTAACTCCGACACGAGGAGTCCTGAGATTAACTCAGACACGTGGAGTCCTGAGATTAACTCAGACACGAGGAGTACTGCGTGCAACAAAGGAGGAGAAG acattcagagactataCCAGTACCatgacaaccagagaccataccagTACCATGACAACCAGAGCCTATACCAGTACCatgacaaccagagaccataccagCACCATGACAACCAGATACCATACCAGAACCatgacaaccagagaccataccagCATCATGACAACCAGAGACTATACCAGTACCatgacaaccagagaccataccaACATTAA